A region from the Triticum aestivum cultivar Chinese Spring chromosome 3D, IWGSC CS RefSeq v2.1, whole genome shotgun sequence genome encodes:
- the LOC123078786 gene encoding uncharacterized protein produces the protein MDHDAAAASPSASPSSSGASPSPRSKRRRTDRYALGFEFAPRSAPSAPAPRTTPEWTEESTFALLDAWGERFACDGRRSLSADEWLEVSRIVAAAASRPAGYFSESQCRNRIDTLRKMFRKEKERSRLAAHRSSNPSPTKWVYFDKMLSVMCPPTPTPTPPPLLPPLTPLVTRRRDTHPVPRRSWGVDVGELVLAGCSKVVPGNSVPDAQLRGKQTYEAGAVQGEEFAILTEAIHRLREVYERVESSRRQHMAELKRMRKDMQRDLEVRRREILEKAQMEIASLEEEDAKEGAVNNRLEDHNGVEEQNNGALDASP, from the coding sequence ATGgaccacgacgccgccgccgcttccccgtctgcctcgccctcctcctccggtGCCTCCCCCTCGCCGCGCTCCAAGCGTCGCCGCACCGACCGCTATGCGCTCGGCTTCGAGTTCGCTCCGCGCTCTGCGCCCTCAGCTCCGGCCCCGCGCACGACGCCTGAGTGGACGGAGGAGTCCACCTTCGCGCTCCTCGACGCCTGGGGCGAACGCTTCGCCTGCGACGGCCGCCGCAGCCTCAGCGCCGACGAGTGGCTCGAGGTCTCCCGcatcgtagccgccgccgcctcccgccccgcGGGATACTTCTCCGAGTCGCAGTGCCGCAACCGCATCGACACCCTCAGGAAGATGTTTCGGAAGGAGAAGGAGAGGTCCCGCCTGGCTGCCCACCGCTCCAGCAACCCCTCGCCCACCAAATGGGTATACTTCGACAAGATGCTGTCCGTCATGTGCccaccgacgccgacgccgacgccgccgccactACTGCCGCCACTAACTCCTCTCGTGACGCGGCGCCGTGACACGCATCCAGTGCCACGCCGTTCGTGGGGGGTGGACGTCGGGGAGCTTGTGCTCGCTGGATGTAGCAAAGTGGTACCAGGGAATTCAGTGCCAGATGCGCAATTGAGGGGAAAACAGACATATGAGGCTGGCGCAGTGCAGGGGGAGGAATTTGCGATTCTCACAGAGGCAATTCATAGGCTTAGGGAGGTTTATGAGAGAGTGGAGAGTAGCAGGAGGCAGCACATGGCGGAGTTGAAACGTATGCGGAAGGATATGCAAAGGGACCTTGAGGTGAGGCGGAGAGAGATTTTGGAAAAGGCACAAATGGAGATAGCGAGTCTTGAGGAGGAGGATGCAAAGGAGGGTGCTGTTAACAATAGATTAGAGGATCACAATGGTGTTGAGGAGCAGAACAATGGCGCTTTGGATGCTTCTCCTTAG
- the LOC123074618 gene encoding ARF guanine-nucleotide exchange factor GNL2-like: MARTPASDDDDDGPPTYTVARGTRRDPRLKDLGISCMLNTEVAALLAVIRRRPDPYAYLPPAVAAAEEAVFAGLIQSLKSLRALLFQPRHGAWRCSDPSMYLSPFLDVVQSEEVPPAATGVALSSVLKILRIDVFDECSPGARDAIQAILTAVTNCRIERIADAGAEEAVLLRVLQVLAALLRARAAPLLSDSAVCTAVNTCFQVVQHAASSRGSELLQRTARHCMHEILQAVFARLPDIREDAEDDMSVTSAAGFGARCMVDVFNFLCSLLLNAPDMVMTPEGHGAFTSEEDVQLFALVLLNSAVELGGEAIGKHPKLLRLIQDDLFYHLIYYATECSPLVLSMICSTVLNLYNFLRRFLKLQLEAFFMYVILRVGSGASGMQLQEVAIEGLISFCRQPTFVIEMYVNYDCDPLMRNVYEEVGKLLCKAAYPLSNPMTTVQLQAFEGLVNMITTIADNVEVEKAPDQEAYNVEISEYRLFWLERWDSSDDHGHETWVDFVRKRKLKKKKVAIAANHYNRDEKKGVEFLKLCHLVPTPPDAKSMAYFLRYSPGLDKVKIGEFLGDPDEFNLKVLKEFTDTFDFTGSILDTALRTYLETFRLPGESQKIQRVLEHFSERFYEQQTQEVFATKDAAFILCYSVIMLNTDLHNPQVKKKMSEDDFIRNNRAINSGKDLPREYLSELFHSIAVNAITMFSQGATNVEMTTSRWADIVKRSRSIEPFTPCDFKHKLSREVFIAVSGPAVATLAAIFDYTDDEEILNQCVEGLISVARIARYGLEDVLDELLCCLCKFTTLLNPYATTEETIFTFSNELKPRMSTLALFTIANRFGESVRGAWKNIVDCLLKLKRLRLLPQSVVEQDGSVSSRLGPRPKSDSAAIFPSSHRGAGTSRHVSGMIGRFSQFLSLDGGGESLLCVGNEFENNLKIIQQCQIGSMFTESGKLPDESLQNLGRALIFAAGGKGQKFSTPIEEEETVGFCWDLILLVSLANLQRFASFWQHMHDCFTAVSMLPLFSPCPFAEKAIVVLFKVAVKLLPGQATPDRLAEELICKSINLMWKLDKEILDTCCEGISECIVKLIMEHAGSVQTPLGWKTLLHLLSVTGRHPETFDQSVAAMIKLMSDGAHISRFNYAACIEAAFGFAALKISPLEISTKILELMAESVNWLVQWHKSGYSDPGSSSSGNSSSSVEDASRMGNLATNMFIKLAETLRKTSLVRREEIRNQAVTDLGRSFALAAAGDLDFGPAGCLACFNLVIFAMVDDLHEKTLEYSRREGAERETRSMEGTLAAATELLADVFVLFLGTLAQGPGFRTFWLGVLRRMDTCIKSDLAAGGGAGVMQELVPRMLKRMIVEMKNKEVLVQREGDELWEITYIQIQWIAPAVKEELFPE; encoded by the exons TGCTGAAGATCCTGCGGATCGACGTGTTCGACGAGTGCTCGCCGGGCGCCCGGGACGCGATACAGGCCATCCTGACCGCGGTCACCAACTGCCGCATAGAGCGCATCGCGGACGCCGGCGCCGAGGAGGCCGTGCTCCTCCGCGTGCTGCAGGTGCTCGCCGCGCTTCtccgcgcccgcgccgcgcccctcCTTTCGGACAGCGCCGTGTGCACCGCGGTCAACACGTGCTTCCAAGTGGTGCAGCACGCGGCCAGCAGCCGCGGCAGCGAGCTCCTGCAGCGCACGGCTCGGCACTGCATGCACGAGATCCTGCAGGCCGTCTTCGCCCGCCTGCCGGACATCCGCGAGGACGCTGAGGACGACATGTCCGTCACCTCCGCGGCAGGCTTCGGCGCGCGGTGCATGGTTGATGTCTTCAACTTCCTCTGCTCGCTGCTCCTCAATGCCCCCGACATGGTGATGACGCCCGAGGGGCACGGCGCGTTCACCTCCGAGGAGGACGTGCAGCTCTTCGCCCTGGTGCTGCTCAACTCGGCCGTGGAGCTCGGCGGCGAGGCCATTGGCAAGCATCCCAAGCTCTTGCGCCTCATCCAAGATGATCTTTTCTACCACTTGATCTACTACGCCACGGAGTGCAGCCCTCTGGTCCTCTCAATGATCTGCAGCACGGTTCTCAACCTGTACAACTTCTTGCGCAG GTTCCTCAAGCTCCAGCTGGAAGCATTCTTCATGTACGTGATACTCCGAGTTGGCAGCGGTGCGAGCGGGATGCAGCTGCAGGAGGTGGCGATCGAGGGGCTCATTAGCTTTTGCCGGCAGCCAACCTTCGTGATCGAGATGTACGTCAACTATGACTGCGACCCACTGATGCGCAATGTCTACGAGGAGGTCGGCAAGCTGCTCTGCAAGGCGGCGTACCCGCTGTCGAACCCGATGACGACCGTTCAGCTCCAGGCGTTCGAGGGCCTCGTCAACATGATCACCACCATCGCCGACAACGTGGAGGTCGAGAAGGCCCCAGACCAGGAGGCGTACAACGTGGAGATCTCCGAGTACCGGCTGTTCTGGCTGGAGCGGTGGGACTCGAGCGACGACCATGGCCACGAGACCTGGGTGGACTTCGTCCGCAAGCGCAAGCTCAAGAAGAAGAAGGTGGCCATCGCCGCCAACCACTACAACCGCGACGAGAAGAAGGGCGTCGAGTTCCTCAAGCTGTGCCACCTGGTGCCCACCCCGCCGGACGCCAAGAGCATGGCCTACTTCCTGCGCTACTCGCCAGGCCTCGACAAGGTCAAGATCGGGGAGTTCCTCGGCGACCCGGACGAGTTCAACCTCAAAGTGCTCAAGGAGTTCACCGACACCTTTGACTTCACCGGCTCCATCCTCGACACCGCGCTCCGCACCTACCTGGAGACGTTCCGGCTGCCGGGAGAGTCGCAGAAGATACAGCGCGTTCTCGAGCACTTCTCGGAGCGCTTCTACGAGCAGCAAACGCAGGAGGTGTTCGCGACAAAGGACGCCGCCTTCATCCTCTGCTACTCCGTCATCATGCTCAACACCGACCTGCACAACCCCCAGGTGAAGAAGAAGATGTCGGAGGATGACTTCATCAGGAACAACCGCGCCATCAACTCCGGCAAGGACCTTCCCAGGGAGTACCTGTCCGAGCTCTTCCACTCCATTGCGGTGAACGCCATCACCATGTTCAGCCAGGGCGCCACCAACGTTGAGATGACCACCAGCCGGTGGGCAGACATCGTCAAGCGGTCGCGCTCCATCGAGCCCTTCACGCCCTGCGACTTCAAGCACAAACTCAGTCGTGAGGTGTTCATTGCTGTCTCCGGGCCGGCCGTCGCGACGTTGGCCGCCATATTCGACTACACGGACGACGAGGAGATCCTGAACCAGTGCGTGGAGGGCTTGATCTCTGTGGCGCGCATTGCACGCTACGGGCTGGAGGACGTGCTTGACGagctcctctgctgcctctgcaaGTTCACGACGCTGCTGAACCCCTACGCCACCACGGAGGAGACCATCTTCACTTTCAGCAATGAGCTCAAGCCGAGGATGTCAACACTGGCTCTCTTCACCATCGCCAACAGGTTCGGCGAGTCGGTGCGAGGCGCTTGGAAGAACATCGTCGACTGCCTGCTCAAGCTCAAGCGGCTCAGGCTGCTACCCCAGTCGGTGGTCGAACAGGACGGCAGCGTGTCCAGTCGTTTAGGCCCTCGCCCCAAGTCAGATTCAGCCGCCATTTTCCCCTCGTCGCACCGTGGCGCCGGGACAAGCCGGCATGTGTCCGGCATGATCGGCCGGTTCTCGCAGTTCTTGTCtctcgacggcggcggcgagtcGCTGCTCTGCGTCGGCAACGAGTTCGAGAACAACCTCAAGATCATCCAGCAATGCCAGATCGGCAGCATGTTCACGGAGAGCGGGAAGCTGCCTGACGAGTCGCTGCAGAACCTTGGGCGGGCGCTCATCTTTGCGGCCGGTGGCAAGGGCCAGAAATTCAGCACCCCGATCGAGGAAGAGGAGACCGTGGGCTTCTGCTGGGATCTCATCCTGCTCGTCTCCCTGGCCAACCTTCAGCGCTTCGCGTCCTTCTGGCAGCACATGCACGACTGCTTCACGGCCGTGTCCATGCTGCCGCTCTTCTCGCCGTGCCCTTTCGCGGAGAAGGCCATCGTTGTGCTCTTCAAGGTCGCGGTGAAGCTGCTCCCGGGACAGGCCACCCCCGACCGCCTCGCCGAGGAGCTCATCTGCAAGTCGATCAACTTGATGTGGAAGCTTGACAAGGAGATCCTCGACACGTGCTGCGAGGGCATCTCGGAGTGCATCGTGAAGCTGATCATGGAGCACGCCGGGAGCGTGCAGACGCCGCTCGGGTGGAAGACGCTGCTGCATCTGCTGTCCGTCACCGGCCGCCACCCGGAGACCTTCGACCAGTCCGTCGCGGCCATGATCAAGCTGATGAGCGACGGGGCGCACATCTCGCGGTTCAACTACGCGGCCTGCATCGAGGCGGCGTTCGGTTTCGCCGCGCTCAAGATCAGCCCCCTCGAGATTAGCACCAAGATCCTCGAGCTGATGGCCGAGTCCGTGAACTGGCTCGTGCAGTGGCACAAGTCCGGGTACTCTGATCcggggagcagcagcagcggcaacaGCTCGTCGTCGGTGGAGGACGCGTCGCGGATGGGCAACCTGGCGACCAACATGTTCATCAAGCTGGCGGAGACGCTGCGGAAGACGAGCCTGGTGCGGCGGGAGGAGATCCGCAACCAGGCCGTGACGGACCTCGGCCGGAGCTTCGCGCTGGCCGCCGCGGGGGACCTGGACTTCGGCCCTGCGGGCTGCCTGGCATGCTTCAACCTCGTCATCTTCGCGATGGTGGACGACCTGCACGAGAAGACGCTCGAGTACTCCCGGCGAGAGGGCGCGGAGCGCGAGACGCGGAGCATGGAGGGCACGCTCGCCGCGGCGACAGAGCTGCTGGCCGACGTCTTCGTGCTGTTCCTGGGGACGCTGGCGCAGGGGCCGGGCTTCCGGACGTTCTGGCTCGGCGTGCTGCGCCGGATGGACACGTGCATCAAGTCCGACCTggcagccggcggcggcgccggcgtgaTGCAGGAGCTGGTGCCTCGGATGCTCAAGAGGATGATCGTCGAGATGAAGAACAAGGAGGTGCTGGTGCAGAGAGAAGGAGACGAGCTCTGGGAGATCACCTACATCCAGATCCAGTGGATTGCACCTGCCGTCAAGGAAGAGCTGTTCCCCGAGTAG